The sequence GAAGCAAATAGATCGGACTTTAAGACTTTCTACGGTCATTTTAGGATAGATCCTGTCACCGGAAGGCAATTAGGACATCGAAATGTCATAATTCAATGGCAGGGGGGTGAGAAATACACCGTGTATCCTGAGGAGATGGCGGAGGCAAAACTGATATACCCTGGACCCTGGTTTTAAAACCGATAGCCTTGCCTCTATTGATTATCTTTAAATTCATTCGGACAGATCGATAGGCGGGGTTTTCCAACCCCGCTCGACGACTACAGGGTACTGAATAGATAAATTTTTTTGGGATATAAATACCCCCCTTGACAATCTATCTATCAGTAGATAGGTTATACGGGATGGAAGAAAGAGTTAAATGCAATGAAGTTGCGCAGGAGATACTGGACCTTGCGCAGAATCTGTTTCAAGAGCGGGGATACAACTCCTTTAGCTATCGAGATCTTTCGAAGCAAGTGGGTATCAAAACATCAAGTATTCACTATTACTTTCCAACAAAAGGAGATCTGGCAAGGGCAATTGTAGTGAGATATAAGGAACATTTTAATGAGGCCTTTTCCCAGATTGGCACTCGATCGAATGATCCAAAGGAGAAGCTTGAGCTTTACTTGCAGCTCTTTATTGACGGCTTCAGATCCTGTAAGAGGGTTTGCCTTTGTACTATGCTTGCCTCTGATTTTGTTAATCTCCCGGAAGGGGTTCAAGAAGAGGTAAAAGGGATATTTTCGGATAATGAGGCGTGGATAGCTAAAGTTTTAGAAGAGGGTCGTGACTCAGGTGTTTTTGAGTTCAAGGGATCCCCGGAAAGGATGGCTAGAATGATTTTTTCTGCGCTGGAGGGTTCTATAATCTCAGCGCGGATATTTGAAAATGAGCATCGGTTATCTTTTACGTCTGATTGGATTATGAGAATGCTGCAACCTAAAAAATAAACTTAAAAAATTTTGACCTTATGATCTATCTACTGATAGATAGTATTGAGGAGGGAAAAACATGCATTTAAACGTCACGGAATCAAGATCTAATAGTGTGGCTAGACAATTTCAAATTGATAGCCCTTTGCTAGCACCACACCACGATTTGTCTGATGAAGAGCTTGTCAGGATGTTTGTAGAAGAAAGGGACGAAGACGCATTTAACGAGATCGCTAATCGTTATGGAGAGAAGGTGTTTAGACTTGCCCTTAGAATAACACATAGTACACATATCGCGGATGAAGTCCTGCAAGAGGTGTTTTTAACACTCGTTGAGAAACTGGATTCCTTTCGAGAGGAGTCGACGTTTTCAACATGGCTTTATCGAGTTGCTACAAACGCAAGTTTAATACAGATCCGGAACGAGAAGAGAGATGGAAGAAATATTAGCCTAGAGGACTATGTCCCATATGATGAGAAAGGAATGCTATTGGGAATTTCACTGAAGGATTGGAGTCATACACCAGACGAGGTGCTCGTCGAGAAAGAGGGTCTGGAGGTTATAGATAGGGCTATCAATGAGTTACCGGAAAAGTATAGAATAATTTTTCACTTGAGGGATGTAGAAGGTTTAACAAATAAAGAAGTCGGGGATATATTGGGGCTCAGTATTTCTGCAGTAAAATCCCGAATCCATAGGGCAAGGCTTTATCTGAGGGATAAGCTATCTGACTACTTTTACGAACGGCTAAAAAACATATGAATCCATTTTTGCGTCTAATTGAACCTAATCCGAAGCTGTAAGAAATATATATTTAGTGACGAGCCATTGAGCCTATGGATGTGGCTCTCACTTTTCGGCTCGATAACAAACATAGCTTAAGATACATACAATAAATTAAGGAGGGGAAATTATGCATTTACGGGAATTAGTTGAGGACCTAAATTCTATGATACTTGAAGGCGGGGCTTTAGAGGCATTTGAAAAATATTACGCCGAAGATGTTGTGATGGAGGAGAACGAGCTCCCACCGACCATTGGGAAAGCTGCTAACAGAGAGAGGGAAAAGGAATTTTTCTCGAACTTAGTTGAACTTAGGGGTGCTGATGTAAAGGCAGTTGCGGTTGGCGATGATGTTACGATGGTTGAATGGTTTTTTGACTACACGCATAAGGAGTGGGGTAGGCGCACATATCACCAGGTCGCAGTTCAGCGCTGGAAGGATGGTAAAATTGTTCATGAAAGGTTTTATTATGGCAGGTGATTAAGTTTTAATAGAAATAGTTCTCATAAATCAAATTGCAATAGGTCATTGGTTATTCAAAATAGCAGGTGCCATAGTCGGGTATTCCACCATCCGTCTCCTGTTCCTCAAGCCAGTCGAACTGGCAATAACATACTCCAATTTCACCGCAATCATAAGAGGTACTGCATTTCTTTCCTTGATTACAATCAGAGCACCTCACAGGGTTGGCCGTGATATACAGAGCGCTTCCGATGATCATAAAAAACACGATTGCGCTAATCATAATTTTTTTCATCTCATGACCTCCATCGTTCTTTATTACACTGCGCAACTATTATTCTTATTTTGTTCCTTATTTTTTAACGCTCCTGGAGTGAAAGAGGTATCCGACATTAATAATAATATTGTTTCAAACTCAAATCATTTATTGAGAATTAAAATTAGAAATTTCAATTAAACTTCCTAATAACCTGCGTCTTCTATGTCCCAACTCTCCCAATCCTCATCGCGATCTTGCCTTTTCTGTATTTCATCGGTATATGTCTCTTGCATGTAATTAACTACGTTGTCAGACACGC comes from Thermodesulfobacteriota bacterium and encodes:
- a CDS encoding TetR/AcrR family transcriptional regulator, producing MEERVKCNEVAQEILDLAQNLFQERGYNSFSYRDLSKQVGIKTSSIHYYFPTKGDLARAIVVRYKEHFNEAFSQIGTRSNDPKEKLELYLQLFIDGFRSCKRVCLCTMLASDFVNLPEGVQEEVKGIFSDNEAWIAKVLEEGRDSGVFEFKGSPERMARMIFSALEGSIISARIFENEHRLSFTSDWIMRMLQPKK
- a CDS encoding sigma-70 family RNA polymerase sigma factor — encoded protein: MHLNVTESRSNSVARQFQIDSPLLAPHHDLSDEELVRMFVEERDEDAFNEIANRYGEKVFRLALRITHSTHIADEVLQEVFLTLVEKLDSFREESTFSTWLYRVATNASLIQIRNEKRDGRNISLEDYVPYDEKGMLLGISLKDWSHTPDEVLVEKEGLEVIDRAINELPEKYRIIFHLRDVEGLTNKEVGDILGLSISAVKSRIHRARLYLRDKLSDYFYERLKNI
- a CDS encoding nuclear transport factor 2 family protein; the protein is MHLRELVEDLNSMILEGGALEAFEKYYAEDVVMEENELPPTIGKAANREREKEFFSNLVELRGADVKAVAVGDDVTMVEWFFDYTHKEWGRRTYHQVAVQRWKDGKIVHERFYYGR